Genomic DNA from Fimbriimonas ginsengisoli Gsoil 348:
TATATGGAGCGGCTGGTTCTCGGAGTGAACGAGCATCGGCGGCAGCTTGACGCGCTGATTGCCAAGTATCTAAAGGATTACGACTTTAGCCGCCTCGCCACCGTCGATCGAAACCTCCTTCGGATCGCCACTTTCGAAATCCTCCACGTCCCGGAGATGCCGCCCGCGGTCAGCATCAACGAGGCGATCGAGATCGCGAAACGCTACTCCACGTTCGAAAGCGGAAAGTTTATCAACGGCGTACTCGGCCGCCTGCTGCTGGACACGCCAAAGGCAAACTGGGACCCAACCCAGGCTCCCGCCGAGCAGTCGGAAGAGATCGTAAGGTCGCCGGAGCCGGTCGAAGTCGAAGAGATCGACGTCGCCCCTGAAGATGAATCGTTCCGAGCCGCCAGCCGCATCGGCGGCTGGAAGCTTAAAGCGGACGATTAGTACCTTCTCAAAAAAATAGTGGCCCAAGCTTTCAACCTGGGCCACTATTTTTTTGCCTAACGGCGACGCTTAGTGCGTCACCGTCAGGGTCGCCGTCTTGCTGATGGATGCCAAGGTCGCGGTGATCGTGACATTGGTGTTCGTGGCCACCGCCTTCGGCTTGAACGTGAACGTTGCGGTCTTCGCGCCCGGGACGATGTTGATCGCGGAGGGAACGACTACCGAGGGATCGGAACTCGAGAGCGAGACCGTCCTCACGTTCGGACCGGCGGGCCCGTTGATGGTAAGGGTTCCGGTTACGACGTTGATCCCGTTGCCCAGCACCGTCGTCGGGTTGAGCGTGATCGAAACCAGCGTTGCCGCTTGAACCGTCACGGACACCATCTTGGTGCCATTGAAGGTGCCGATCGCGTTGACCGCCGTATCGCTCGCAACTGCCAGCGTAGTCAGCGTCGCGGTCGCCGTCTTGCTTCCGGCCGGAATGGAGAGGGTCGTCGTCGAGAACTTGGCCACGCTCGGCAGGTTCGTCGAGATATTGACCACCACGCCCGAAGGTCCGGCGGGGGAGGTCAGGGTGGCGGTGATCACGGGATTCGTCACCCCGCCAAGAGCCGTCGTCAAGTTGGACGTCATCGACAACATCGCCGGCTTGTTGATGGTCAATACCGCTGATTTGGTAACCGAGGCGTAGGTCACGGTAACCGTCACCGTCTTGCTGGCATCGACCGCCTGGGTGTTGATCGTAACCGATCCGGTGCTCGCGCCCGCCGCCACCGTAATAGTGGGGGAGGAGAGGGTCGCCGAGGTCGAGTCCGACAGCGAGATCGGAACCGAGATTCCCCCAGCGGGAGCCGGGCCGGACATGGTGACCGAAGCGGTCACCTTGTTGCCTCCGAAGACCGTCGCCGGGCTAAGGGTGAAGAAGCCGATCTTCGCCGGAAGGACGTTGATGACGGCCGTCTTGTTGTTGGTTCCGATCGTCTCCGTGATCGTCACGGCCGTCGCCGTGGTGACCGCCTTGTGCGTGATCGTGAAGGTTGTCGTCTTCGCCCCCTGAGGGACCGTAACCGAGGCCGGCACCGTCGCCGCCGTGGTGTCCGAGGAAGAAAGCGCAACCGCGATTCCTCCGGCCGGCGCCGTAACGTCGATTGTGACCGTACCGGTGGCGACCACAGACCCGCCACCGATAACGCTTCCGGGCGAAACGGAGAGAGCCGTGGGCACCGCCGGGGTGACCGTCAACGTCGTGGTCGCCGAGCTGTTACTCTGCGAAGCGGTCAGCGTCACCGATTTCGACGTGCTGACTCCGGATGTCGTAATCGCGAAGGTGCCGGAGGTGGCGCCCGCCGCGATGGTGATCGAAGCGGGAACCGTCACCGACGGATCCGAAGAAGAGAGGTTGACGACGTCTCCACCGGTGGCGGCTGCCGCGGACAGCGTTACTGTTCCCGTCACCGTGGTGGCGGAGCCACCTTCGACCGTCGACGGAGAAGCCGCAACCGAGGTGATCTTCGCGAAGTTCGCCACCTTCGTGACGAAGCCGTCGAAGTTCATTGCTCCCCAACCGGTGACGAAGTCCCAGCCGGCTTTCGCCGTCGAGGCTTGGCCGTTCGGAAGGTTGCCGTTTCCACCCGAGATCACGTCGAAGAAGACGGAGCTATCTCCGTTGTAGGAGTAGATCAGGTCTTGAATTCGGCCGAACCGCTTCTTACCCGCGCCATTGGCAGGAAGCGAACCCAGCGCGATCAAGCGCTGCTCGGCATCCGCGAGGGCGCCGGCAAAGGTGGGCGATGCGCCGC
This window encodes:
- the nusB gene encoding transcription antitermination factor NusB, with translation MLSRSRRVAREGALRALYEIEVGKSAVRDAIESTIYVQELSHDLADYMERLVLGVNEHRRQLDALIAKYLKDYDFSRLATVDRNLLRIATFEILHVPEMPPAVSINEAIEIAKRYSTFESGKFINGVLGRLLLDTPKANWDPTQAPAEQSEEIVRSPEPVEVEEIDVAPEDESFRAASRIGGWKLKADD
- a CDS encoding S53 family peptidase, producing the protein MSEPEGISRAMPIGHAASDKMLHLTVSLPYGDAAGMQNFVDEVSNPKSPEYRHFITPEQVGQRFGVSAANVQKVADYLTSQGMKIRLVGKNRLSIMADATVAQAEAAFQTNIFQFAWKTLDVPEGGLFSFTTEPSIPASVGQAVIDVSGMENFTKPKPRTFLTPTQLRTLYNVAPLYGAGSQGQGRTVGISNWDGFKLSNIPHEYSQFGLPTPPGGVGSNVSVVTILSGMNGPNHGEADLDIQTVLAMAPLCNLIIYDGGNLSGSVDLTGTLTKEANDNNADIITESYGWQLGSSTANAVHNLHLSMSAQGITYMAASGDSGTDLSFFYPNIEPEVLSVGGTTAVATAAGVRTSETGWSGSGGGWNTNAAAFNVLPSYQKGTGVPTNINFRLNPDVALDADPNTGYVVYVDDGSNPAGFYQIGGTSGASPTFAGALADAEQRLIALGSLPANGAGKKRFGRIQDLIYSYNGDSSVFFDVISGGNGNLPNGQASTAKAGWDFVTGWGAMNFDGFVTKVANFAKITSVAASPSTVEGGSATTVTGTVTLSAAAATGGDVVNLSSSDPSVTVPASITIAAGATSGTFAITTSGVSTSKSVTLTASQSNSSATTTLTVTPAVPTALSVSPGSVIGGGSVVATGTVTIDVTAPAGGIAVALSSSDTTAATVPASVTVPQGAKTTTFTITHKAVTTATAVTITETIGTNNKTAVINVLPAKIGFFTLSPATVFGGNKVTASVTMSGPAPAGGISVPISLSDSTSATLSSPTITVAAGASTGSVTINTQAVDASKTVTVTVTYASVTKSAVLTINKPAMLSMTSNLTTALGGVTNPVITATLTSPAGPSGVVVNISTNLPSVAKFSTTTLSIPAGSKTATATLTTLAVASDTAVNAIGTFNGTKMVSVTVQAATLVSITLNPTTVLGNGINVVTGTLTINGPAGPNVRTVSLSSSDPSVVVPSAINIVPGAKTATFTFKPKAVATNTNVTITATLASISKTATLTVTH